The DNA sequence CCTGCGCCTGTGTCAATTCGGCAACCTCTTGCTCCTGTTGTTTTTCCAACGCTGCTACCTGTTCTTTTGTTTCCTGATAGGTCACTAATAAATCCCTGTCATAATTATATACTTCATTCACATATTCCACGCGGTTAAGCATATCGGAAATGTTATCTGACTCCAGTATACTGCTAAGTAAAGTAGAATCTCCATTCTCATACATGAATTGGATTCTCTTTTTCATTGCCTCATACTGGTTCTGTTCATCAATCTTTGCCTGCTCTAACTCCTCTTTCGTCTGAGCAAGTTCATCCTCCTTGATTGATAATTCCTCTTCTAAGGTACTCAGGTCAATCATCACCTGTACCAATTCAGAATCTAACTGGTCAATCTCGTTTTGAAGCGCCTGCTGCTCCTTTTCAATTTCATCAATTTCACTATTCTTTTTATCTAAATTTTCCTCTGCCTCTTTCTTCTTATTCTGAGCATCGGTTTTCTTATCTGCTAACGCTACCGTAACTTGTGAAAAACATAATACAACCACCAACAGTGCTGCTGTAAGTCTTCTGGCTTTCATTTCTTTCCCCTTTCTCTTACATCTACGGTTTGTATTCATTCTAAATAATTATAACATTATCTTGTGGGGATAGCAACCTCAGCAACTTTGTAAATTATGGTAAAGATCACATGTTTTCCAGACGTTCCATAGCACTCTGCAACATTTCCTGTGTTATCTTATACGGATAGTGTCTCACATCCGACATCTCCGGAATTCGCTCTATGGTCTCTTCAAACTCTTTTCTGGTGATTCCAATATCCTTTAGTTTCAGTGGAAGTCCCAGTTCTTGATTCAAATGATAAATTTTCCGGAATTCTTCTTCCTGTCCATCGCACAAAAGAGCATACAGCACACCAAAACCGACCACTTCACCGTGAAGATGTTCCCGTTCTATTACCGGATAGGCTGTTAACGCATAAAAAATTGCATGAGCAAGTCCGCTGTTATAATCCGGAGTAAAGTCCCTGGTCAGGAAAATGGACGCGATTCCCGTCGTTATCACAATAGAAAGTACTGCCTGCTCCAGTTCATAAGAACAGATTCCCTTCCGGTTATCCTGATAAGCCTTTGCTCCATACTGTACCAAAGGGTCTAGACACATACGGCTCATTGATACTCCCAGAGCTGTAAAATGTGGCAAATCCTCTCCACGGGATGAAATGGTTGCTTCATAGTATTTTGCATAGGTGTCACCGATTCCTGCCCAGAGATATTTCTCCGGTGCTTTTGCCATAATTTCCGTATCAATAAACGCATGAATTGCCGGCTGTGTAAAAAAATGAGGTTTTAAAAAGGTTCCATCTTCATTATACATGATGGACACAGAGGTACATGCTGCACAGTTAGAAGCAATGGTCGGAAACGTGAAAATCGGCTTTTTCTCTTCGATACAAAGGCACTTACAGGTATCCAGACACTTTCCTCCGCCTACGGCAAACACCATATCAGCCTCTCCATACACCTTAAGTGCCTTCAGGTGTTCCACCGCTGCATAAGTGCAGTCTGTTCCAAAGTATTCATGTCCTATCACTTCAAACCCATTCTCCTGAATTGCTTTTAACAGTTTGGATGAAGCCGCTTCATAAGATTTTACACCGCTAATAATTAAGACCTTTTTTCCAAAAGGACTGCAAATCTTTTCTATCTGTCCATAAATATCACTTCCTATGGAATAGCTTGGTAAATGCATCTCATAATTTTCCAACTTCATGTTTTCCTTCCTCCATTCACTTTGCCGCTATCTTTTATCCCTCACTGGAAAGCAGAATTCTGTCATTATCAAACTCTTTCTGTTTTTTCATGGAATACATCTGAATCAAATCTTCCATGGTCATGTTTTCCCGTTCTTTTCCGGATACATCCAAAATAATCTCACCGGAATCCAGCATAATCGTTCTGCTTCCGGTAGTCAGAGACTGCTTCAAATTATGGGTAATCATCATGGTGGTAATGTTATTTTCTTCCACAATTGTTTTCGTAATCTCCATAACCTTTTCTGCTGTCGCCGGGTCAAGCGCTGCCGTATGTTCGTCTAACAACAGCAATTTCGGAACAGAAAGTGTACACATCAAAAGAGTCACAACCTGACGCTGACCTCCGGAAAGAAGACCAATCTTTGTCTTCATTCTATCCTCTATTCCCATATGGTAACGTGCAAGATTTTCCTGAAAAAATGCTATCTTCTTTTTCGTAATTGCGGACGAAAACGGATTGGCATGCCGTTCTGACCTGGTATAAGCAAGTGCCAGATTCTCTTCAATGGTCATATTTGGCGCTGTCCCCTTCATGGGGTCCTGAAAAACACGTCCTATTTCCCTTGCTCTTTTATGTTCACTTTTGTATGTAATATCCTCATTATCCAAAAAAATATGTCCGCCATCTACCAGAAAACTTCCACAAATAGCATTAAATAAGGTACTTTTTCCCGCTCCATTCGAGCCAACTACTGTAACAAACTCTCCTTTTTTCAAAGAAAGGCTCATGTCTTTAATCGCCACATGTTCATTGACGGTTCCTTTTTCAAATGCTTTTGTAATATTCTGTATCTCTAACATTATCTCTCCGCCTTTCTTTGTTTTCTTTCTGCCATCTTCTGCTTCGCCGCCGGAATTGCCAATGTAATGGCTACAATCAAAGCACAAGTAAGCTTCATCAGATTGGCACTCTTGTCCCCGAATATGTTTTCTCTGATAACAAGGGCTACAATTAACTTATATAATACAGAACCAAGCACTGCCGACACAACTCCAACTGCCGGTCCTCTTTTTCCCAATATCGCTTCTCCGATAATGACTGCTGCGAGACCGTAAATCAAAGTTCCATTTGACGTGTTAATATCGGAATATCCAAGACTCTGTGATGCCAATGCACCGGAAAATCCAATCAGTGCATTCGCTATCATTAATCCGATTATCTTTGTTCTATCCACATTGATGGAAGATGCACTTACCATATCCGGATTATCTCCCGTTGCCCGAATACAAAGACCGATACGTGTCCGGAAGAACCATATCATGATACATACTACCAGAATTACAATCACAAAACTTACCACCGCCTTTACCACGCTGGTCTGAAACTGCCCCCGAATTTCCAAAAGCTCTTTTACCTTTTCAAATACCGTATTTTTGTCGTAACTCAAATTAGTAGTGGCACCCTTCTCTGTCATAGAATAGCCAACCAGATTAATAGAATACAGTCCGCTCATGGTAATGATTCCGGCTAATACCGGATGTACCTTCAACTTTGTCTGCAAAAAACCGGTAATGATTCCGGCGCAGGCGCCTGCCAACATTCCTGCAAAAAGAGCAAATATGGGATGTCCATTCAAAGCAGTCAGAACAGATATCACCGCTCCAAAGCCAAAACTTCCTTCTGTTGTCAAATCCGGAATGTCCAAAATCCGAAGCGATATGTAAATTCCCATTGCCAACAAACCATATATCAGGGCATCCGGCAGATTTGATAAGTAATATTGTAATTCAATCATTTTCTCAATCCTCTTATTCAAGTATGTTTACTTCATACTCAGTCTGAATACTGTCTTCTGTTAATCCCAAAGCTTCCATTGCTGTCTTGTTTACAGAACAATAATCAATACCAATAACCTGAGATGGAATCTCTGTCAATGCTTTTCCTTCTAAATACTCAATTGCCATATCCGCTGTTTTTTTACCAATTCCCTTATCGTCAATTGCAAGTGTTGCAAAGCAACCGGAAGCTACTGTTGTTGCAGAGGAACAGTAAGTAGGAATTCCCTTTTCATTACAGATTTCTGCTAATTTTTCAACTCCATCCTGAATGATGGAATCGTTTGGTACAAAAATTGCTTCTGCTCCATCACTAATTAAAGCATTTACTGCTGTTTCAATATCTCCGGATGTTGGTGCAGTAGTTACTGTATAAGCAATTCCCTGTCCATCCAGATACTCTTTACACTGTTCTATGGTATTTGTTGCATTATCTTCATTTCCGCTATAAATCAATCCATACTTTTCTACCGGAGTGGTTGCCTGAGCAAGTTCAAAAATTTCAGATACCGGAATGGCATTGGAGGTTCCTGTTGCATTTTTATCAGGTGCTTCCATGTCTGTAAGAACTCCTGCTGCTACCGGTGCAGATACTGCACAGAAAAATACCGGCGTGTCAGATTCTGCATTTACAAATCCCTGTGTAGGAGGTGTTGCTATGGTAAATACCACATCATAAGTTCCATCTGTCATATTGTTTACAATAGAAGAAAGTGCAGATGCATCTCCTGCTGCACACTGGTAATCAAATTCTGTATTTTCCTCTGTGTAACCTTTTGCCTCCAACTCTTCTAAAATTCCTTCTTTCATATCCATGAATGCACCATTTTCCACCATGGTAACAATTCCAACTTTTTTCTTATCGCCATCGGAATTATCGGAACCTTTCTCACTTCCACATCCCACAGCTACTGTTGCTGCCATAACTACTGTTAATAAAATACTCAATACTCTCTTTTTCATCTTCTTTTCCTCCTCTTAAAATAAGAAAAGTCCTTATTTTTACATAATGTAAAAATAAGGACAAGTCATCAAATAAACCTGCGGTACCACCTTGATTGATTCTTATGGAATCCACTCTTTAGTAATGCTAACACATCACCTGTCTTTAACGCAGACAATACGTCTTGGATACTCAGCATCAGCCTTTCCCTTCGCCCTCTACAGCCCATGTATCCAAACACTACCTACCGGTTTCCACCATCCCAGCTCTCTGTGCGGGCCCTTTTGCATACCTTTTCTGTATCAGCGGTTTCATTTTTTTACTTGTGGGTAATTATAGTCTGTATGATTTTATTTGTCAATAGCATTTTTTAATTATCTTGCTTTTTAAAAGTGTATCTGTCCGAGTTCTTTTGGCATACCCTTATCGAGCATTCTTGTTGCTGCTGTCTAGAAGAACCAGAAGTGTGAGTTCATATGAAAATCCAATTTTTTCTATTCAGGTTCCGGTGCATGAAGGGAAAAACCGAGTTTCGAATTAGGGAAATTAATATCATTCCTGCAAATGCAATAGCTGAATAGTAGCTACCCCACCGTTTTTATAATCAAAATCTTATCTCCCGCTTTTATCTGCTCGGAAGACATCTGATTGGTACTTACTATGTCTGCAATTGTAGTATAGTTTTCCTTGGCAATATCCCATAATCGGTCCTGTTCCTTGGCGATATACCCTATAATGCCCGGGCTTTCCTGCAACGCCTCCATGTCTAATGGTTCCTCTTCTACCTCTGTCATCTTTTTGATTTCTTGCCGTTCAAATACAATACAATTTAGATTAATCACTGCTTTTACTTCTACCTGAGTGCTATCTGTCATTACGGTTGTCATCTGGTCAATTCCTGCCTGCAAATGATAACGGCAATTTTTATTAATTCCCGGAACCTCTATTAGATAATGAAATGGCAGTACATCCCTCATAGATGCCACCGGCATCTTATCATCTGTTGTCACATAGAGAACTCCCACCTGCAATGTTCCTTCTACCTGAATACCATCTGTTACAAGCTCTGTCTGTTCCACAACCGCATTTCCTTCACTGGCGCAAATTTGCAAAATAGATTCTTGATTTTGATCTATATTCATCTTTTCTGCAATTCTACACTTAGAGAAATTGCGTACCAGAAGTTTTTCAAGTATTGTATCTTCATAAACCGGATTTATCTTTGCTTCTATAGAGTACATATCCTCTACCATCTGATTTTCCTCTTCTGAAAAAATCTTAATTTCCAAATCCAGCACCAACTCCAAATGAAGCATCCGCTCTTCACCATCATAATCCGGCTTTGCTTCTAATTCTACCCCTGCAATCTGATAGGAAATGTCACTTATCATGTCCTCTGTACTTCCCGGACAATCAATCATTCCTACAAAGGGCAACGCATTTTCCACCCATTGCAAACGTTCTTCTTCATCTTCTCCCTCATACAAAACAAAAATCAGCGCTTCGCCTTTAATGTTCAGCTGATTTTCCCCTAATTTCATTTCCACGCCTCGAAGTTGGACGCTTTTCCAAAGAATCTGACGAATATTCGGCTTATTAGACGGAAGTACAATTTCTTCCTTAAAACGATAAGTATCCTTTTGAGATAATAAAAGCGCCATAGCTGTCACAGAATTATTTAATATCTGAAGCCTATCACTTTCTTCTGCTCCGGTTACCAGCTCTTCATCATAATTTTCATCTACCGTTGCCTTTAGTACCACCAACGCCTTAACACTTACTTTTCTGGAATTGATAATTCCCAAAGACAAGTCCTCCATCTCCCATGTAACCTTTGCCGAATCATATTCATTCACCCCATCCATTGCGAGACTTTCCTGAAACGGAATTTCCCCCACCAGACTATCAATTTTTCCGGCATCCTGATCACTACGATAAAGCATAGAAAACTTAAGTACTCCCTTCAGCCATACATGCCCCTGCGTAATACTAGTCTCATCTAAGCGTATTTCTCCCCGATCCATAATGATTCGTATCAAATCCGGCTTTACATCAGGTACATTAAAGTCATCATCCAAGGTAATCTGCGTAACCGCTTCTCCCTTTCCCCGGCTCATATGTATATATTTTTTTAATAATTCCAAAGCAAAAAAACGCTCCCATTCTGAACTTTTGTACATTCTATTCAGAACGGAAACGTTTTATTCATTTCATTCCTAACACAACTTCATTCTAACATCTCTTGTAAGCACATCTGCATAGCTAAAAGATAATAGCTGTGGCGGATTATTTTCATTATCATCATTTATCTGAACTGTAAAAACACAAGGATATGCGCCCTTAATTACACCTTCCTGCACATCTACCCGGTTTCTTCCTCTATCTAACTGAATCAAAACTTTGTTTCCCAACTGCTGTAATACGGATGCTCTTACTTTGGAGATATCTTCCTGTCTTACTATCATTCTTCCACCTCATTTTAATTTTTTAGATTTTCAGTCCCTTATTATGTCAATTTCACTTTTTAGTATAGCACTGCGTTAAAGTGTTGTCAAATGAAATTTTACAACCGAACAAATGTATGGTAACATATATTTATTACAGTAGGTGCCTTTGCGAATGGCGTGGCGGGAACTGTAACCTATTCCCAAACTATTGGAGGATACCATGGATAGACTTATTTTTCATATTGATGTAAATTCTGCTTACCTTTCCTGGTCAGCAGTGGAAAATTTAAAAAATGGAAGTTCTGTAGACCTTCGTGAAATCCCCGCCATTATCGGTGGAGATATGGCAAGCCGTCACGGAATCGTATTGGCAAAGTCTATTCCTGCCAAAGCATATAAAATAACCACAGGTGAACCTGTGGCGCATGCACTTCAAAAGTATCCAAAGTTAGTTATTGTTCCACCAAACCATCAACTTTACAGCGAGTACAGTCACCGTCTTATGGAGCTTTTAAAAACTTTTTCTCCTATCATTGAACAAGTCAGTATTGACGAATGCTATATGGATTTTACTGATTATATCAAAGATTACCCCGACCCGGTTACTGCCGCTACACAGATTAAAGACACGGTACGCAACACCTTTGGTTTCACGGTAAATGTAGGAATTTCCAATAATAAGCTACTGGCTAAAATGGCTTCTGATTTTCAGAAGCCTGATAAAGTGCACACACTATTTCCCAAGGAAGTGCCCGGCAAAATGTGGCCTTTGCCCGTCAGAGACCTTTTTATGGTCGGAAAATCCGCCGCTGCCACCTTAGAAAAGCTAGAGATTCTTACCATCGGTGATTTAGCACACATGGATATCGCTATTCTGGAAAGTCATATGAAGAGTCATGGAAGACTCATTTGGGAATTTGCAAATGGCATAGACGATTCCCCTGTCCAGGCAGAGGAATCTGAATTAAAGGGTGTCGGAAACTCTACCACGCTTTCGCGGGATGCGGAAACTTCCGCAGACGCGAAAAAAGTATTGCGTGGCCTTTGCGACCAGGTAGCTTCCCGCTTAAAAAAATACGGTCAGCTTGCCGGAATGATTAGCACTGAAATCAAATACGCTACCTTTACCAATGTTTCCCACCAGCGACAGCTTCCTAATGTCACGGACGATGCCGCTACCTTGTACCACTATGCCTGCTTATTGTTTGACGAACTCTGGAACGGAGAACCCATTCGCTTGCTGGGCGTACGAACCTCTAAACTCACCACGGAACCGGAACCGATTCAAATGAGCCTCTTTGACTTGCCAAAAACGCAAAGAGAAATCAAAGCGGACAAGGCAGCAGAAGAATTGAGGAAACGTTTTGGCGATGAGGTTATAAAAAAAGGTTTCCCTTAATCCATCGACTTTAAAGCCTCGACCATATTTACTTTTTTTATCTTTGCACATACCGCGCTATTAATCACGATAGAAGATGTACCTTCATTGAGCGTAGTGTTCACAACCATCCATAAGAAAAATTGGAACGTTTTGCTCATCTTTCAACCTTTTCCGTTCAATAATCCCCCCGAATTATCTGAGCCGGCACACCCTTTATTGGCTTTCTCGTAGTTAAAGCCGCAGAATATATACATATGATAATAATTGCTACCCTATAGAATTCCAATACCTCCTCCAAGTAACGACACTGCAACCCCCTAGCCTGCATAGTGTCCATAAATACTGGAATTATAGTACCCCAACGCCTTCATTCTATTCCAAACACACCCCATGTTGGAAAACAGCATCCTTATAACACTGTCACATGACCAATACTTTCTTGTAACACGAGTAATTGCTCACATTTTGAACATATCACTTCTTTTTCTTTTTGTCAATACCTTTTGTGAGTATTTACTCATATTCAATGAAACGGTTGCTTTTTTTTACCTGCTATGTTAAATTTCATTATAGAAAAATATCAGATAATGGAGAGTTTACAATGAGCGATAAATCCGTTCGTGTTCCAAAACAAGCACGAAGTATTGAAAAGAAAAACCAAATTAAACAAGCAGCCCTCGAACTCATGTCTGAAAAGGGATATTTTGGCACTACTTCCAATGAAATTGCCAAGAAAGCCGGACTTTCTATCGGTACATTCTATTCCTATTTTGCTAATAAAAAAGATTTATATGAAGAACTGGTAAAAGATCTCTATCAAACAGTTTTAGAACAATTACCACGCTATGAATCAGAGATGGATCTATCCCCCACTGAACTGGTTCGCAACCGTATTCAAATGATTATGCAATTACATACCTATATGTCTGATTTTCAAAAAGAGATTACCTGCTTGTCCCAACGCTACGATGAGTTCCGCGCCATTGAAGCCAAATACCACCTTAACCTTACTACACGGGCTATGCAATTATTAAATAATCATAAGGATATTCTTAGAATTACTGATATTTCCACTGCAGTATTGCTTATTAACCGATCTCTTGAAGCAGTTGCACATGAGCTACAATTTTACCCAAATTCTTTTGATCAAGATAAGATAATAGATGAACTTACCGATATGTTCTGTCAATATGCAATTAAACCGGAATTTTTATCCGACAAAAAAACAGACCAGAACTGACATTGTTCTGTCCTGCTTTCCTAATATCATATATAAATTCACACTGCAAACTGGCTATTATAAAGCTGCGCATAGAATCCATTTTTTGCAAGCAATTCTTCATGATTTCCCTGCTCCATAATTTTTCCATCTTTCATCACCAGAATAATATCTGCTTCTTGAATCGTAGACAATCGATGGGCTACGATAAAACT is a window from the Roseburia sp. 499 genome containing:
- a CDS encoding TetR/AcrR family transcriptional regulator, with the translated sequence MSDKSVRVPKQARSIEKKNQIKQAALELMSEKGYFGTTSNEIAKKAGLSIGTFYSYFANKKDLYEELVKDLYQTVLEQLPRYESEMDLSPTELVRNRIQMIMQLHTYMSDFQKEITCLSQRYDEFRAIEAKYHLNLTTRAMQLLNNHKDILRITDISTAVLLINRSLEAVAHELQFYPNSFDQDKIIDELTDMFCQYAIKPEFLSDKKTDQN
- a CDS encoding ABC transporter substrate-binding protein is translated as MKKRVLSILLTVVMAATVAVGCGSEKGSDNSDGDKKKVGIVTMVENGAFMDMKEGILEELEAKGYTEENTEFDYQCAAGDASALSSIVNNMTDGTYDVVFTIATPPTQGFVNAESDTPVFFCAVSAPVAAGVLTDMEAPDKNATGTSNAIPVSEIFELAQATTPVEKYGLIYSGNEDNATNTIEQCKEYLDGQGIAYTVTTAPTSGDIETAVNALISDGAEAIFVPNDSIIQDGVEKLAEICNEKGIPTYCSSATTVASGCFATLAIDDKGIGKKTADMAIEYLEGKALTEIPSQVIGIDYCSVNKTAMEALGLTEDSIQTEYEVNILE
- a CDS encoding DUF3794 and LysM peptidoglycan-binding domain-containing protein, producing MELLKKYIHMSRGKGEAVTQITLDDDFNVPDVKPDLIRIIMDRGEIRLDETSITQGHVWLKGVLKFSMLYRSDQDAGKIDSLVGEIPFQESLAMDGVNEYDSAKVTWEMEDLSLGIINSRKVSVKALVVLKATVDENYDEELVTGAEESDRLQILNNSVTAMALLLSQKDTYRFKEEIVLPSNKPNIRQILWKSVQLRGVEMKLGENQLNIKGEALIFVLYEGEDEEERLQWVENALPFVGMIDCPGSTEDMISDISYQIAGVELEAKPDYDGEERMLHLELVLDLEIKIFSEEENQMVEDMYSIEAKINPVYEDTILEKLLVRNFSKCRIAEKMNIDQNQESILQICASEGNAVVEQTELVTDGIQVEGTLQVGVLYVTTDDKMPVASMRDVLPFHYLIEVPGINKNCRYHLQAGIDQMTTVMTDSTQVEVKAVINLNCIVFERQEIKKMTEVEEEPLDMEALQESPGIIGYIAKEQDRLWDIAKENYTTIADIVSTNQMSSEQIKAGDKILIIKTVG
- a CDS encoding DNA polymerase Y family protein, with protein sequence MDRLIFHIDVNSAYLSWSAVENLKNGSSVDLREIPAIIGGDMASRHGIVLAKSIPAKAYKITTGEPVAHALQKYPKLVIVPPNHQLYSEYSHRLMELLKTFSPIIEQVSIDECYMDFTDYIKDYPDPVTAATQIKDTVRNTFGFTVNVGISNNKLLAKMASDFQKPDKVHTLFPKEVPGKMWPLPVRDLFMVGKSAAATLEKLEILTIGDLAHMDIAILESHMKSHGRLIWEFANGIDDSPVQAEESELKGVGNSTTLSRDAETSADAKKVLRGLCDQVASRLKKYGQLAGMISTEIKYATFTNVSHQRQLPNVTDDAATLYHYACLLFDELWNGEPIRLLGVRTSKLTTEPEPIQMSLFDLPKTQREIKADKAAEELRKRFGDEVIKKGFP
- a CDS encoding ABC transporter permease, which encodes MIELQYYLSNLPDALIYGLLAMGIYISLRILDIPDLTTEGSFGFGAVISVLTALNGHPIFALFAGMLAGACAGIITGFLQTKLKVHPVLAGIITMSGLYSINLVGYSMTEKGATTNLSYDKNTVFEKVKELLEIRGQFQTSVVKAVVSFVIVILVVCIMIWFFRTRIGLCIRATGDNPDMVSASSINVDRTKIIGLMIANALIGFSGALASQSLGYSDINTSNGTLIYGLAAVIIGEAILGKRGPAVGVVSAVLGSVLYKLIVALVIRENIFGDKSANLMKLTCALIVAITLAIPAAKQKMAERKQRKAER
- a CDS encoding ABC transporter ATP-binding protein, which encodes MLEIQNITKAFEKGTVNEHVAIKDMSLSLKKGEFVTVVGSNGAGKSTLFNAICGSFLVDGGHIFLDNEDITYKSEHKRAREIGRVFQDPMKGTAPNMTIEENLALAYTRSERHANPFSSAITKKKIAFFQENLARYHMGIEDRMKTKIGLLSGGQRQVVTLLMCTLSVPKLLLLDEHTAALDPATAEKVMEITKTIVEENNITTMMITHNLKQSLTTGSRTIMLDSGEIILDVSGKERENMTMEDLIQMYSMKKQKEFDNDRILLSSEG
- a CDS encoding Veg family protein, translating into MIVRQEDISKVRASVLQQLGNKVLIQLDRGRNRVDVQEGVIKGAYPCVFTVQINDDNENNPPQLLSFSYADVLTRDVRMKLC
- a CDS encoding iron-containing alcohol dehydrogenase family protein produces the protein MKLENYEMHLPSYSIGSDIYGQIEKICSPFGKKVLIISGVKSYEAASSKLLKAIQENGFEVIGHEYFGTDCTYAAVEHLKALKVYGEADMVFAVGGGKCLDTCKCLCIEEKKPIFTFPTIASNCAACTSVSIMYNEDGTFLKPHFFTQPAIHAFIDTEIMAKAPEKYLWAGIGDTYAKYYEATISSRGEDLPHFTALGVSMSRMCLDPLVQYGAKAYQDNRKGICSYELEQAVLSIVITTGIASIFLTRDFTPDYNSGLAHAIFYALTAYPVIEREHLHGEVVGFGVLYALLCDGQEEEFRKIYHLNQELGLPLKLKDIGITRKEFEETIERIPEMSDVRHYPYKITQEMLQSAMERLENM